Proteins encoded within one genomic window of Pseudomonas cannabina:
- a CDS encoding 3-phosphoshikimate 1-carboxyvinyltransferase: MRSQATLTVMPVERPLVGRVSPPGSKSVTNRALLLAGMAKGTSRLTGALKSDDTRVMSDALRLMGVQVDEPDDSTFVVTSSGHWQAPQQALFLGNAGTATRFLTAALANFEGDFVVDGDEYMRKRPIGPLVDALQRMGVDVSAPTGCPPVAIKGNGGLAAGRIEIDGNLSSQYVSALLMAGACGKGPLEVALTGSEIGARGYVDLTLAAMQAFGAEVQAIGDSAWKVSATGYRATDFHIEPDASAATYLWAAQALTEGNIDLGVASDAFTQPDALASQIIDRFPNMPAVIDGSQMQDAIPTLAVLAAFNRQPVRFVGIANLRVKECDRISALSQGLCAIAPGLAVEEGDDLIVNANPALAGTTVDALIDTHADHRIAMCFALAGLKIKGIRILDPDCVGKTYPGYWDALASLGVSIQR, translated from the coding sequence ATGCGATCTCAAGCCACTCTCACTGTTATGCCTGTCGAGCGCCCGCTGGTCGGGCGCGTCAGCCCGCCGGGCTCCAAGTCGGTCACTAACCGGGCGCTGCTGCTGGCGGGCATGGCCAAAGGCACCAGTCGTCTGACCGGCGCGCTGAAGAGCGATGACACCCGGGTGATGTCCGACGCGCTGCGTCTGATGGGCGTGCAGGTCGATGAGCCGGATGACAGCACCTTCGTGGTGACCAGCAGCGGCCACTGGCAGGCACCTCAGCAGGCGCTGTTTCTCGGCAACGCCGGGACCGCGACGCGCTTCTTGACGGCAGCGCTGGCCAACTTCGAAGGCGATTTCGTGGTGGACGGCGACGAGTACATGCGCAAGCGCCCGATCGGCCCGCTGGTCGATGCCTTGCAGCGCATGGGCGTGGACGTCAGCGCGCCCACTGGCTGCCCGCCGGTGGCGATCAAGGGCAATGGCGGGCTGGCGGCAGGCCGCATCGAGATCGACGGCAACCTGTCCAGCCAATATGTCTCGGCGCTGCTGATGGCCGGCGCCTGCGGCAAGGGCCCGCTCGAAGTGGCGCTGACCGGCAGCGAAATCGGTGCACGCGGTTACGTTGATCTGACCCTCGCCGCCATGCAGGCGTTTGGCGCAGAGGTCCAGGCCATCGGCGACTCAGCCTGGAAAGTCTCGGCCACTGGCTACCGCGCGACCGATTTCCATATCGAACCGGACGCCTCCGCCGCGACCTACCTCTGGGCTGCACAGGCCCTGACCGAGGGCAACATCGACCTCGGCGTGGCGAGCGACGCGTTCACTCAGCCAGATGCCTTGGCCAGCCAGATCATCGACCGCTTCCCGAACATGCCCGCCGTGATCGACGGTTCGCAAATGCAGGACGCAATCCCGACGCTGGCGGTGCTCGCAGCGTTCAATCGTCAGCCAGTGCGCTTTGTCGGCATCGCCAACCTGCGAGTCAAGGAGTGCGACCGTATTTCAGCCCTGTCCCAAGGCCTGTGCGCCATCGCGCCCGGCCTGGCGGTTGAAGAGGGTGACGACCTGATTGTCAACGCCAACCCGGCCCTGGCAGGCACCACGGTCGATGCGTTGATCGACACCCACGCCGACCACCGGATCGCCATGTGCTTTGCATTGGCCGGCCTGAAAATCAAAGGCATCCGCATCTTGGACCCGGATTGCGTCGGCAAGACCTACCCCGGTTACTGGGATGCGCTGGCTTCGCTGGGTGTGAGTATTCAGCGCTGA
- a CDS encoding AbrB/MazE/SpoVT family DNA-binding domain-containing protein, giving the protein MEVKIQQWGNSAAIRLPANVLKQMSLSSGDVLTLDASAEVITLKPAKAKLHYRLADLMAKCDLSAPEPTELAEWNTMQPIGREV; this is encoded by the coding sequence ATGGAAGTGAAAATTCAGCAATGGGGCAATAGCGCTGCAATTCGTTTGCCCGCAAACGTGCTCAAGCAGATGAGCCTGTCTAGCGGAGATGTGCTTACGCTTGATGCGTCTGCAGAAGTCATCACGCTCAAACCCGCTAAAGCAAAGTTGCATTATCGATTGGCTGACTTGATGGCAAAATGTGATTTGAGCGCGCCTGAGCCCACAGAATTGGCCGAATGGAACACCATGCAGCCAATTGGACGTGAGGTTTGA
- a CDS encoding type II toxin-antitoxin system ChpB family toxin: protein MKRVKFNRSDIVRLNLNPTAGREQQGDFRPALILTPAAYNVSGLVIIAPITQGGDFARYAGFAVPLSGSGTETQGVVLCNQIRTVDLEARGAKRVESVPEMVIDDVLARVQALFE from the coding sequence TTGAAACGGGTCAAATTCAACCGGTCGGATATTGTGCGACTGAACCTGAATCCAACAGCAGGCCGCGAACAACAGGGCGATTTTCGTCCTGCGTTGATTCTGACGCCTGCGGCTTATAACGTATCGGGCCTTGTAATTATTGCGCCCATCACGCAGGGCGGCGACTTCGCTCGGTATGCCGGTTTCGCGGTGCCGTTGAGCGGTTCAGGTACCGAAACGCAGGGTGTCGTTCTTTGCAACCAGATTCGAACCGTCGACCTTGAGGCTCGTGGCGCAAAGCGTGTTGAATCAGTTCCCGAGATGGTAATTGACGATGTGCTGGCTCGCGTTCAAGCCCTTTTTGAATAG
- a CDS encoding ChrR family anti-sigma-E factor: protein MGPLHHPDEATLISYASGALSQVISLVTAAHLERCAECRMRLRQAEQIGGVLMQQHTSTVVPLKGRSAMLARLDEQATSVEPPLHSMPAANQDPDLLPTCMQAHFGRHLSELKWKTLVPGVQRVRAEGIEHGNLMLLKIAPGVSMPVHSHESGEMTMVLKGAYYDVQGEFGLGDVADLDSHIQHQPIAYPDRECICVLAAESKLRFHGLLARMMQPFFGI, encoded by the coding sequence ATGGGCCCACTGCATCATCCGGATGAAGCAACGCTGATCAGCTATGCATCGGGGGCGCTGTCGCAGGTCATCTCTCTGGTCACCGCCGCCCATCTGGAGCGCTGCGCCGAGTGCAGAATGCGGCTCAGGCAGGCAGAGCAGATCGGCGGCGTCCTGATGCAACAGCACACCAGCACGGTTGTGCCGCTCAAGGGCCGCTCGGCCATGCTGGCGCGTCTGGATGAGCAGGCCACAAGCGTTGAACCGCCCCTGCATTCAATGCCTGCAGCCAACCAAGACCCGGATTTGTTGCCGACCTGCATGCAGGCGCATTTCGGTCGTCACCTGAGCGAGCTGAAATGGAAAACCCTCGTCCCCGGTGTACAGCGTGTTCGCGCCGAGGGCATCGAGCATGGCAACCTGATGCTGCTGAAAATCGCCCCGGGCGTGAGCATGCCGGTTCACAGCCATGAAAGCGGCGAGATGACCATGGTCCTCAAGGGTGCTTACTACGACGTGCAGGGTGAATTCGGCCTGGGTGACGTGGCCGATCTCGACAGCCACATCCAGCACCAGCCGATTGCCTACCCCGACCGGGAATGCATTTGCGTGCTGGCCGCGGAATCGAAGCTGCGCTTTCATGGGCTGCTGGCGCGGATGATGCAGCCGTTTTTCGGGATTTGA
- a CDS encoding sigma-70 family RNA polymerase sigma factor: protein MARQRDRDSFMRIYDHFAPRLLRYLTGLNVPEGQAEELVQEVLLKLWHKAESFDPAKARLGTWLFRIARNLYIDSVRKDRGWVQVQNSLEQLERLEAPVDRTLDYSQRQEQQLNTAIQNLPADQAKVLRMSYFEALSHREIAERLDMPLGTVKSCLRLAFQKLRSRMEES from the coding sequence GTGGCCCGTCAAAGGGACCGCGACAGCTTCATGCGCATCTACGACCACTTCGCCCCACGTTTATTGCGCTATCTGACGGGCCTGAATGTGCCTGAAGGGCAGGCTGAAGAACTGGTGCAGGAAGTGCTCCTGAAGCTCTGGCACAAGGCCGAGTCCTTCGACCCGGCCAAAGCCAGACTGGGGACCTGGCTGTTCCGCATCGCGCGCAATTTGTACATCGACAGCGTGCGCAAGGATCGCGGTTGGGTGCAGGTACAAAACTCCCTGGAACAACTTGAGCGGCTGGAGGCCCCAGTAGACAGAACGCTCGATTACAGCCAGCGTCAGGAGCAACAACTGAACACCGCGATCCAGAACCTGCCCGCCGATCAGGCCAAAGTGTTGCGAATGTCTTATTTCGAAGCGCTCAGCCATCGGGAAATTGCCGAACGCCTGGACATGCCGCTGGGAACGGTGAAGTCATGCTTGCGTCTGGCGTTTCAAAAGCTTCGCTCACGGATGGAGGAGTCATGA